A window of Opisthocomus hoazin isolate bOpiHoa1 chromosome 3, bOpiHoa1.hap1, whole genome shotgun sequence genomic DNA:
CAAATGTCAAACTGTAAGACTCACCAAATATGAAGACAATAGCTTCTACAGGTACCTAATATAAAGCACATGAAATTTTTATATGGTATATTGCTGCTGTGTCACTATGCCAACCAGAAATTAGCCTTGTTATTTCTTTAGCTGAAGATCCATTTTATAACACAGACTCAGTGACTGAGGCATAAATGCCCATGTGCAATTTTTCAGATTCAGTTTTAAGGTGAATGTAATGCAGAAGTGAAATGACCTTGGAAAATACATGTCTCTTCCGAGGCATGGAGGGGAGCAGACTCATGCTCCTCTCAGGTTTTCAGGAGATCAGGGTCcccaggaaaggaagaaagtgtCTGTCTCTTTTAGATTGCAAATTCTCTTGTGcaacttttcattttctgtaagtGGGTAAATGTCTACCACAATGACCCAGACTGGTTAGCATGTCAGTGATAACATGGCATCAGAAGTAAATAACAGTCATCCACCAACATTTCCACTATTCCAGCATTTTCCTTTGGATTTGTCTTAGCCTCAGTAGGCAAGGATGTAATGCAGAAGTCATGCACCTCAGAGCTAGAGCTGTGAAGTGTTTACTCATCAGAGGCCAGATAGTGTAGCCTAGATTTGTCTCTGTAGAAAAGGGATCTGCTATCACACAGGCATGTTGTAGGACTTCCATCCAATAAGCAACATAAATAGACATTACAGTATTTAAGAGGACTGTAGCAACATCTGAATCTGTAATAATTTATAAAGAGGGATTACATTGTTGGCTAATCTTATATTAAAATTATACTAAGTTTATCCAAGCGCATTGTACTACTTACAGCTCACCCAAATTCTGCCAGATATTTAAATGATTACACTTCTTCCTCCTTATCAGAAGCATATAGAATTCTTTCTTAATGCACaccttaaaaacaagcaaaacaaacaagattttagacacatttcctttaaagaaaatcaccatttttctttaaagactttAGAGTTTTGGTTGAGAATCTCTTGCTTTACTGATCTGCCTAGTGTCTGAACTGAGAATTTAAATTTGGAACCAAAAGGAGGTTTAATCTAGATTTAGACTAAACTACTTCTACAATTTCAGCAGACTGTTCAACCGTTCATACAAGACTTGTTTAAAAGTACTAATGTCcaacatttttaaatgcttgtagATTCATGCCATTTTATATATCGTTTACGATAAAAATCCCAGCATTTTCGTATTTCCTCTGGCTAATTTGTAACAGTTTTGGCATATCCTATAACACAGCATCCCAATTAGctctctggagcatttttttcAGTCGTTAACTCCGGTTTAGGAAAACAACGACAGCTTGTTGGTGAAGAACCAGTGCCATCTAGGGACTGACAGCTGAAAgaaggggaatcacagaatcacagaatcacagaatggcaggggttggaagggacctctgtgggtcacctagtccaaccccctgctgaagcagggtcacctacagcaggctgtagaggaccttgtccaggcgggtcttgaatatctccagagaaggagactccacaacctccctgggcagcctgttccagtgctccgtcaccctcagagtgaagaagttcttcctcatgttcagacggaacttcctatgctccagtttgtgcccgttgccccttgtcctgtcgctgggcaccactgaaaagagtctggccccatcctcctcacacccacccttcagatatttataagcatttataaggtcccctcgcagccttctcttcttcaggctgaacaagcccagctccctcagcctctcctcgtagaagtgatgttccagtcccctcaccatcctcgtagccctccgctggactctctccagtagctcctcatctttcttgaactggggagcccagaactggacgcagtactccagatgcggcctccctagggcagtgtagaggggaaggggaacctccaTCCAAATGACTAAATAGAGTCTGGGCGTGATAAGaaccaggaagaagaaagagggaaattatggaaaaaaatccagctaaTGAAAATAGTaggaagcagagcacagagaCACCCAAATCCTTGcccagaggcagcctgggctccaCAGGGCTGTCCTGGCTTGGAGAACcgggtggggaggaaggaaaggtgGCCTCTGTCTGCTGAACCTGCCTTTGATTTGTGTCAGTGACAGCTCTCAGTGCCCCCCACCAGTCCAGTCCCTCCACGGGGGTGACTGGCTGGGAGTGGGAATGCACAGGAGGAGATAGGTCCTCAGCTGCCTCCAGACATCATACCGCTTGGTATTTAAGAGTACTATACACTTGAAGAGGATACTTATAAAACTCTGGGGGgtgtgtggatgtgtgtgtgggtgtgtgttttattgttttcttcaAGCTATTTTAATATCCTACTTCTGTTTATCATGCTTTCGATTAAAATTTGAGGGAAAGACACCTTACGCAGAAAATGAATGACAGCAGAAACTCGAGTACACTTGCTGAATAAATTGTCTTTGAACTCCCTCTGGTGGTACAAGATTTTGAAAGTAGAAAAAAGTTTTGGCAGCACTCCAGAGCTTGAAATAACTTAGTTCTAGCAATAAGTTGATAGATTGTGATTTTAATTCACGCTTCCGAAAAACGGCTATGGAAGAGGATGGAAAAAAATGGCAAATGTGTAAAACTTACgcagagtttattttttttttttcgttttgtaATGCAGGAAAAGAAGTTGGTGGTTTTCTCTTGCTCGAGACACAAATACATAGAGTTGCCTTAGGCTGCAGTCATGCTTTACTTTGGAGAAGCAGCACAATTATAAAACTTTCTCTACTGTTTGCAAAGGAACTACTTTGAAACAAAGAGGCCAGACAAGTCAAGGGGGCTGGGGACCACTCTAACTGGCATGGACTACTTTGCGAGGTTCTTGTACCAGCGAGCAAATAACCCTCAGATAGTCCGCTTCCTTGGCATGACCGGGCTGCTCATGTAAGCAGCTGCTTACCCAGTGAAAGAATCACAATCTCTTTTTTTGGTGAAAAGTTGTCTGCATTGCCCATGTGAACATGCAGGGGGGTTGCCAGCTGGATGTTTTGCTATGTATGTTAGGTGACAACATCAATATTAGACCGAATGTTCTCAGTGAGAACTTCTTGGAGCTGGGTTGTAAAATTTTGTGATGCTATGGGGGATACGTGCATGTCAGCACCTCAGCTGGACCAGGGAAGCACATTTAAAGTAAATCTTGTGATAATCCTCCCTTACCACACTTTAGTGGAATCTTAACACTCGTCATAAGAACAAATCTGTTCTTATTGCGCATAGTGTTAATATAGACAGAGCTCAGGATCTTCCCTTCCTGGACCCAAATGCAGGGATGGATCACTTTAGCCTATATCATAGGATTCTCCTCTGACACGGAGTACTGCCCTGTACTTCTGCCTCCTTCCTGCAGATGCTGCTCCTGACTTCAGGGAGGGTGATTCTCTGGGTCTCTATAGCTTGCTATATATAAACTGCAGGGAGATGTTCAGGAAAAGCAATTGCTGTAGTTTAACTGGTGACTGGCAACTaggcactagacagccgcttggTCACCCCTCCCCTTCATCCCAGTGGGATGAagaggacaaatggacaaaaggggaaactggtgggttgagataaagacagtttaacaagacaacaaaggaaatgctaCTACTCCtgctaataatgataataataaatatgcaaagaaaactatatataatacattttttcttaccacctgacaACTGATTCACAATTACAGAACGCCAAAATCCTGAATTTcctgaaaaaattcaaactccaggacaagagaggattcgaactcacagaaatgagaagagcagagagcttcCTGCCCACCCCCATTCATTAACTGAgtgtgatgtctatggtatggattatatccattggccagcttggctatccgtctggctgtgctccctcccagctcctgcacacctgctccttagctgaatatgagaaacggGAAACAGTCCTTGacctcatagcaacagataaaagagatcagtgttatcaacattcttctcctactgaatccaaaacacagcacctactgagaggaaaattaactctatcccagccaaaaccaggacagcaatGCACATGTGTCAGAAGCCAAGGTACAGAGGAGATATGGTGTTGACAAGCCAGagacattggggtttttttggggggaaggtaAATACCCGCTTATACCAAAGAGATGACACTATTCTCTCCTGCCTTGGCTTATAAGGTCTTACTGCAGTCACACCAGCTCTGGACAAGGAGTATACAATACCAAGCCAGTGGGTCTCAAGAGTGTGTTATGTACCTCGCAGATAAAGGCAAGGCCATAATGCTGACTAAACCATCTGGATACAAAGCGACCTGTTGCCTCCCATCTGACACCTGTGGGGCAGGATGATGGTGTTTCACGGGGCCCTGGACACTGAGGGTTCCCTTTGCCTGCCCACGCTGCCATGTCTGGATAAAAAGGTTTCAAAGGAACTTATGGATGCCATATGTTTCCAAGTGCTGATCACACCAAATGTGCAGTCACTCACATTgcacatttcttcctttcttcattctgttttgcTGTGTGTGCTGCTACATTCATTTTATGACTACTTTCTGCTTTTTATAGTTTAAAGTGGGTTATGTTTTGCTGCTGGTCAGCTTTAGATGTTGTACCTGATTAGTTTTATGGGCTGTACTGGTTAGCTTATTTTCTCAATTTCCACATGGGCTGCCTGTTACCAGGGTGAGCGGTAATACTTTGACTGTATGTTACAGATAACAGAGTCCAATAGGAACAGATCTGTAGAATTAAACAGCTGAGGTTCTCACGTACACACAGCTTACATTTTGTGATTTCTTCGCTTCAGTATAACACTAGTTAGGTCCTGAGGACTGAGTTGGTATTAGCCTTTACAGTGTCTTGGGTGTGTTCTTGGCATGTATTTTGTTATGTCTGAGGCAGTAAATGATGAGTAAGTAAGACTGGAAGACAGGCTTAAAAATGCCCTCCTGAAGAAAACTCAAGTACTAATGTAGATGCGTTTTTGTGAGCAGGCCTTTTGTGGAGTGCCATGTGCTTTGATTTCAAAACTGATTTGTGATTCTGATATTTTACTAAGTCACTTTAATTATTTATTCCCTTACATTCATGTGTGCAATGGACAGCAGTGCCTTTAAAAAATGGTTTAATCATTCATTAAACTAACAATTACTCAAAAGATCAACACAGCGAGAAGGCGCTGCCCATTAACAGTTATTGAAGTGCCTGTAGATCAGAGCCCTGCCAATTAACGGAAAGTGTGGGCTCTGTGCTAGAGGCTGTTGGAGCTCTGCGTGCCAGACCCATGGCTGCCTGTTTGCCATCCTTTGTGCTTCTTCTGCATCAGAGGCTCAGCCCCTTCTAGGTCCCATAACTTTGCccatccctgctctctgcagggcaaGGCACCTGCTGTTGTACGGGTGTATCCTCCTGGCACCCTAACAAACCACAGTCCTGAAAATACAGCCCTGTCTGCTCCCTCCATCTTGCTCCCCCAAAAAATCACACAGACCCCACTGCAGTGGGGAAAACGGCGTGGGCAtctgtgtgcctggctgtgagCCTCAGCACAGGGGCCAGTTACTTGCAAGTCAGGATGTCTCAATCTGGAGAaggtttagtcttttttttttgaatcttccCTGTCCTACCAGGGAGCCTATAAAGTAGTCGCTGTTAGGTGAAGTAGTAGGCTGTTGCAGCGCTAGTGTTGTCTGCCTTGTTACttgctgcatatttttttttgcagaagtatCAGCTATATTTCTTCTCAGGAAACTCATACTGAGGGTTCCACCACCCATCTGGATCTGCAGGCCATCCTGGATTGGCTTCCTTCTGGAAATGCAAGTACAGTTGAGAGTAGCAGTTACTAACAAAATAGGATCGGTTACTTTGCTTTTGCTTATGCAAAGGATTAACTGTGGATCCAAAGCAATTTCCATCAGGCAGGATAGTGATGGCCCAATGGCAATTGCTCTCACTCCTACTTCAACACCACGAAAAAAGTCTATCTTTGTTAAAATTCTGAATTCTATTACATTTAATTATataatctgtttttctgttttctctgcttttctcttggaAGGCTATATGTAACTTCCGCCGTATCAGGTGCAGGTTACAGTTGTACTGTGGggaaaatggatttatttttattttgctcatttttatatatacagaATTCTTCCTCACAGCAACTATACTGTCTCAAGATGTAACACGGTTACTGGACCCtctctccagtggcaaaaccgcagcggcgacgCGGCAAAAAGCGTCCTACAGCAGGctctcacctacagcaggctgcagaggaccttgtccaggtgggtcttgaatatctccagagatggagagtccacaacctgcctgggcagcctgttccagtgctccgtcatcctcagagtaaagaagttcttcctcatgttcagacggaccttcctgtgcctcagtttgtgcccattgccccttgtcctgtcgctgagcaccactgaagtTTTGCAGAAGCATGGTAAAGCTACTTCAGTGTCAATAACATTTCTGGAGTAAATAGAAGCCACAACATATGATGAGACAAATGTGACTGCATAGCAGCTTGATCAGAACTTTCAGGTAGTTGTTACCAGGAGCAATGCTCAAACCTGCGCCACTCTAAGGTGACTGACAGAGAACCGTATTTCGCTGGCACTCTTCAGTCTTCAGGGAAGGATCAGCAACCAACAAGAGCATAGCAATCTTGAAAATGTCTTTATGGAGAATaatactgtttatttttaaaactatatgCAGTCTTTATACAAGTAACATTGTTGTGGACATGATGGCTTAAGGATGCAAGAGAGGTGGTGTATGTATGTAGATTAACAGCCTAAATGAAGACAGACTTCTCAGCCCTTACAGAGTAACACCTTTCTCCAAGGCAAGTGATGGACCACAGAGAAGCATCATTACAGTTTACAAGCCCAGCTGAAACAGCCAGCAGCTGGTGGGAAAAGTTAATTGCCTTTTGTTTCAGGCACAAAGATGACACTGACGGGGTCCCACTGATGAGGGACACTGACTCCTGCAGCATGCTTTTGTATGTGGTGTGAAAATGGGTACTCAACACCTTTGGCTCTTTCAAAGGCCAGCTTTGGTGTCTGATGGAAGTCAATGATACACCATTCAGTGAAGCAGACTTACACACTTGTCCCCCAAAGGAATCCTTTCATTTCCATGACAGTTAGACTGGGTTTTGAAATCAGCACTGACTGTCCCAGCGAAAATTAATGGCTTAGAAGGAGAAATGATTTAATCATCAACCCACTGATACGGCATTATAATGTGCCAGGGTTTGAATAATTGCTAAAATCTGCAAGTAAAATTTTTATTTGGACTTTCTTTGGAAGGATTTAGCAAAAGAAATTTTCCACGTGCCTATGGCAGAACTTTAGACTGCAGCGGTGGGAAGGGACCTGGTGTAAGGGCGCACCTGCAAACCTGAGCATGGGCCACACGAATCCTTATGCACCTCCAGAAACCCATCTTCCCTTCCTGTGTAAGTGGAAATGCAATTCCTTAGCCACATTTCCCTGTCTTTCTGTATTCAGTGGAGGGGGAAATATGCAACAAAAGTTGTATTACACTGATTTAGCATCTGCTGCAGGGGAGAACCAAAAAGACTGGTAAGATGAGAAATGTTAAGTGACTGCAAATATTTTCCCAGTCTTAgacattttttcacttttccttagAGGgctaaaagagaagagaagaaaacctaCCCATACAGTGTTTGGACATGTGAATTCTAGTGCAACTTTCATTGaccctctctcctttcctccagatAAAAATAACCTAATCTTTTATagttttatttggtttgtttttttacttcctttgtcCTCCTTAAgagaaatattaataaatctCACCAGCAAGCAGAGTACGAGTGTGTGAGAGACTGTTAAAAGTAACCTAACCACTGCATATGTTATTTATGATTTGTAGGGAAGAAGTCAGAATATTCCCCACGTTTCAGCAAGTCCTTTTCAAATCCCTAAAGGCTAACTTCTTCTGAAAATACCTTCCAATTCTGTATTCTAGGACCAGCAAAAAAATGTAACCTGTGTGTGCAAGAAGGAGGTTGCCCATAAACATATCACAAATAAAAAAGTAAACACCACTGCTGATGCAAGCAAAAGCTGCAAATTTTATGAACTACAGCTACCAAGTACACTGTTGAGCTATTTTCCACAGCAAGTGGCTACAAGCCATGCCTCTGTATTTTATTCACTAGTGAGGGCTTGCTCTTTCCTCCTTCAAGCCAGACTGAGGTCCCTCTTGCCTGTTATCATGGATTTTAACTACCTTATCTCAGTCCTCTGTAAAATGAAATGAACTCACTGTCTTGGTTTATTCCTTCTCCTTTGGGGCTGTGCCTTTTTCAATATTGCTAAGTTTGCAAGACTTTGGATAAGCAGATCCTGTGGCTATGAAAGAGGCTGAGGAATCATGAAGCAAGACACTCAGTAACACACCTTTATTGAGCTGTACAAATCACCAGTAACAGAGACAGTCAGGTGGCTTGAGTTCACAAAGTGGTacctttaaaaagggaaaagggaaaagggacgTGCTGTAGCTCTGTAAGCTACAAACCTATGACAGAAAGCATATCAGagagaaggaattaaaaacaaaaaatagcaagAAACAGGGCAAGCGGTGGAGAGCAGTGCTGAGGAAATGAGTGCAGGAAAGTTGAGAAAGATTCACCTGTCCCTGGTTTGCGTCTTGGGAAGTGAGACGATCTGAAGCCCTCTGGGCCATGACAAGGAGGCTGGAGAGAAAGCACTCTCTGGGCTGGAGTCACCCAGGAAGAGCAGATGACTGAGAGGGACACAGGAGGGGACAGAGGGTTGGCTTTATGAGGTGGTTCTGCAATCAATCAGTTTGCGAAGGCTCCTCCGGAAACTGTCATCCAGAAAGGCGTACAGGAAAGGGTTGAAGCAGCTGTTGGCATAACTCAAGCTAGTGATGAAGTAGGAAATCCCGATGATGAGTGGAGTTTGTGGGATGTCTGTAGTGAGGGCCACCACTGTGCTAAGGTGATATGGTGTCCAGCAGAACAGGCACACAGCCAGGATGACAACAACCATCAGCGTCaccttttttttggctttgtctaGCGCTTTTGCATTGCAATGGAGGTGCACACGTCTCAGTCTGCACAGCATGGTGGTGTAGAGGATGCAGATGGTGGACACTGGGATGGCAAAGCCTAAAATAAGGGTGTAGATCCGACTGCCTTTCCACCAGAGGCTCTCAGGGTGGGGGAACACGAAGACACACTGGGAGCGTCCCTGCTCCTTGTATATCTTAGCAAAGACAGTGAAGGGCAGGATGATGACTGTGACGAAGGACCAGACGCAGAGGCTCACAATCTTGGCGGCTCGGTAGGTGCGGTAGGACATCTTCCTGGACTTGGTGGTGGCCACCACAACCAGGTAGCGGTCAATGCTCATGACAGTGAGGAAGTAGATGCTGGAGAAGGTGTTGTACTGGTCTATGGAAATGATGAGCTTGCACATGAACTCTCCAAAGGGCCACTGCAGGAGCAGGTAGTCAGCAATGTTGATGGGTAGCACCAAAGTAAAGAGCTCATCAGCAATGGCCAGGTTGAGGATGAAGATGTTGGTGACCGTTTTCATCTTCGGGGCTTTGAGGATTACATAGATGACGGCAGTGTTGCCTATCAGCCCCACGGCACAGATGACCGAGTAGATGACAGGCACCGTGACATAGAAGCTGGGGCTCAGCAGGGGAGTGGATATATTCAGACCCCCATCCCCTCTCACAGTGCAGTCTGCACACGACGAATTGGTCTCAGGGAGGGAGGGGATCTCCATGGCCACAGGAGAGGGTGGCCAGGCCCACTGGCGATGGGAACGACTTGAAAGCGGGGGAAAAAAGGTGAGACCCCTGCGCTTCTCCTCCAGTGCATCCAGCCACCCAGGTCTCACATATGCTGCCTGCTGCCACTCTGCTGGGAGCAAGGGGAGATCACCAAGAGCTCAGTCTGTGACAGAGGATCCCACCATCCTCCCCAAGTGGGGATTGTCCCCCACCagctgccccttccctcctcccgcaCCGACGGGGACCGTCTGGGGTCAGCACCCAGCCTCGAGGTCCCCCAAAATGAGCACCCTCAGGTGACAGAGCTCACCTGAGAACCCAAGGGTCTGATCTGGTCGTCTTCCCTGCTGGCCCTCCGCAGCACCTCTGGGCACCGCAGAGGGTCAACGGGGAAGGCGACCGGATCGGACCAAGGAACCCATGCCCTCGGGGGGAGCCGTTGTCTTTGGGATACTCCCCAAAAAGCAAAGCAACCTTCTTTCCCGACGGAGTCGAGGGATTTGGAAGGGGAGAA
This region includes:
- the NPBWR1 gene encoding neuropeptides B/W receptor type 1 is translated as MEIPSLPETNSSCADCTVRGDGGLNISTPLLSPSFYVTVPVIYSVICAVGLIGNTAVIYVILKAPKMKTVTNIFILNLAIADELFTLVLPINIADYLLLQWPFGEFMCKLIISIDQYNTFSSIYFLTVMSIDRYLVVVATTKSRKMSYRTYRAAKIVSLCVWSFVTVIILPFTVFAKIYKEQGRSQCVFVFPHPESLWWKGSRIYTLILGFAIPVSTICILYTTMLCRLRRVHLHCNAKALDKAKKKVTLMVVVILAVCLFCWTPYHLSTVVALTTDIPQTPLIIGISYFITSLSYANSCFNPFLYAFLDDSFRRSLRKLIDCRTTS